The sequence below is a genomic window from Rudanella lutea DSM 19387.
TGGATCAACTGGCGCAACCGGGCCTATACGGCTAATCGGGTGGCTAATGCCGAGGTGGGTTCGTCGGCGTTTCCGGTGCATCAGGCGTTTGTGCTCAATCTGCTGGCTTCGGCCCGGCTGGGTGCACCCCGCTACATTATTCGCAACGGTCGGCGTATCAGTCGGCCCAACAACGATGCCCCCCTGCTGTCGGTCAACTACCGCAAAGGCATTGCGGGCGTGGGCGGGAGCGATACCGACTACGATTTTTTACAGGCTCGGATCAGTCATTCGTTTGAAACGGGTATCCGCAGCCGCCTGAGCTACAACCTGTCGGCGGGGGCATTTGTCAACGACAAGCGGGTGTACTTCCCGGATTTCCGGCATTTTGCGGGCAACCAGTTCTTCCTGCAACAGGGCGACCCGGTTTCGGTATTCCGGTTGCTGCCCTACTATCAGTACAGCACCGGCAAACGATTTGCCGAAGCACACGTACTGGCCGAGTACCGCAAGTTTTTACTCACACAAATTACCTGGTTCCGCCTGCTCGACCTGAAAGAAAACCTCTTTGTACACTATCTGGCCACCCCCAATTCGAAAAACTACACGGAAGTAGGCTATGGATTGAATGGATTGATTCCGAGAGTCTTACCGGTGTTCCGGCTCGAAGTGATTGGTCAGTTTCAGGATGGCTCTTATAAGGGTCTGGGCTTCCGGGTAGGTACCACACTTAGTTTCGGCCGGTAAGGGTTAGGGTACCAAATCGGTTTTGCGGCTGAACAGGTACGGCATAAAGGATTTTCTACTTGAAGCAGTTGTCGGACGACTTATTGAAAGGCTAGTATATTGAGCGGTTTGCCTTTCTTTCAGCGTAAATGTTAACTGTATGAAAATCAACTTTATCCAACTGTTTACGCTCTTTTTTCTGCTGGTAACGTCGCGTCTGGCGCAGGCCCAGCAATCGTATGCACTGAAACCATACGCTATTACGCTACCGCGAGTCACCACGCCCCAGCAGACAAATCCGGCCACGGTGCCGCAAAACGCGGGTAATCTGGTCTACAACACAACCGAGCAGAAAGTAGCCGTCAACAACGGAAGCCAGTGGGAATATCTGGCAACTGCGGGCGATGTTGGTAGTCAGTTTGCCAATTTTACCGTTTTCAACTACACGTCCGAAAACGCGCAGCAGCTCTGGACCATACCGGCTGGTGTTACCCGGTTTCTGGTCGAGGCATGGGGTGGTGGCGGTGGTGGCGTGAAATACCTGGGTTCGAGTAATGTGGGCGATTGCCGGGGCGGTGCTTCAGGCGGATATGCCCAGAAACTGTACGCGGTTCAACCTAACGGTCCTGCTTCGGTTTCTGTGGTGGTAGGCCGGGGGGGGAGCGGTACCACGGTAACGGGTAATCCCGGTTCGGCTCAGGGAGGTGGAGCGAGTCAGGTTTATTACCCATTTACCAATAATTATTTGTTTGCTGGTGCTGGGAACAACTTTGCCGGAAACGGAGGCATAACATTTGTTCCTTCCGACGGATTCAGGCCGCTGACTATGCCGGGTATGGAAGCGTCGGTGTGTATTCCCCTATCGTATGTGCAGAAAGATGCCTCCAACTATATCATCACGGTGAAAATGAGTGATGGCGGTACTGCGTATGGTGTGCCACCCGGGCGAGGAGGGATTGGTAATACAGTTATGTTACAAAATAATTCGACCGCATCGGGTAACCTTGTCTTCATTGGCTGGGGGTATCTGGGTGAAAATGGTCTGCAGGATGGGAGCTTCCCAGGCGGTGGCGGTGGTTGTGGCTATTACGGTGGTGGGAATGGAGCTCCAGGCATGGTAATAATCCGTTGGTAAAAGCTGCCCAGCTTCCCGGTGCTCAGGAGTGCCATACAGATGCTGGGGAGCCAGACGACCAAACGCCCTGGCTCCCCAGTATCAAGTAATGAATACAAGGCCCCTGTTCACGGGCAGCCGGCGTAGTTAAGAGCAGGGGTCAACGATTTGTCTTTAACACGGTCGTTTTTTCGGCGGCTGCTTTCACCTTTTCCCGGCTGAAGAAGACCGGGAAATACCCATTTTGTCCCCACAGCTCGAACAGATCGCGGTAGTGCGGACTGGCCGGGTCGCCCGATTGGCCGGGGCTGTTGATACCGAGTGTGCGGTCCCAGTCTTCGGTATCCACCAAAATCCGAAACGAAGCCCCGTGCTCCTGATTCAGGTTGTTGCCGGTGTTGTTAACGGTTTCGCTGTAGCCCCCGCGTGGAATGGGGCCGAGGTTGATGCGTTTGCGCTCGTCTTCGCTCACGAGTGCGCTGAGCGGGTGCGTCAGGCTGATGTGTTTGTTGGCTCGTTGGCCGTATTGCCACTCGTCCATATCCCCGCCGAGCCGTTTGGTCAGGGTGCTCACGGCCTGATCAAGGCAGGTAAGCAACAGGCTGTCCCGGTTTATGAGCCGGAGGGGACCTCCTGTTGAGTCGGGCACCGGAATCAGGGGCAGGCTTAGCCAGTCGAGTATGCGCTTGGTGGGCAGCGAGCGCAGGTAAGGCCGCGCCCGTTCAGGAACCATAGTCTGGTACAGCGCCTGCCGTAGCTGGGTTTCCCAGGCCACGTAGATTGAGGCCGCTACCGAGCCCGGCTCCAGTTGGTAGTTCCATTTGCGGAGATAGCTGCTTGCCTGTTCGGTGCGGGAATCGTCGGCTACGAGTGGGCCGAGCAAGGGCACCAGCGTGCGTGCCGGAATAGATAGATAATCGGCCTGTAGCCGGGCAAAATCGGTCAGGGTTTTGCGCTCCCCGTTGTTCAGAACTTCCTCAATCCGGTGCGCCCGCGATGGCCCCGCCCACACCCACCCGATAGCATTGCGGTCGGGAAAATCAATGGGCGTGAGGTTGTTATTGGCCGTGGCCACGTAGCCCTCGGGCGGATTTAGCTTGTTGGGCAGTTTCTGAATTGGTAGGTAGCCGTTCCATTCGTAGCGCCCATCGCCGGGTACCGGTACCAGCCCGGTCCAGCTTTGGCCACCCACGGCGGGCCGAATAGGCGAGATTCCCACGGCCTGCCAGCCAATATCGCCTTTGGTGGTTGCTTGACCCGGCACCGGTCCACTGGCAGAAGGTCGCCCCGCGGATGGCCGCCCAGCCCAGATCATGTTTTCGCCGGGGATGCGGCTGTAGGCGCACGCTTGCCGAAACTCGGTCCAGTTGCGGGCCTCATTCATGCGCAGACTGGCCAGATAGGGCGCACATCCTTTTTCGAGCCAACCCGCCCGTACGGCATAGGCTTTGTGGTTTTGGGTATCTTCAAACGTAACGGGCCCGTGCCGGGTGTATTTCAAAATCACGGGTACGGCTTGCCCTCCTTTGACCCGGATGGTGTCGCGAATAAGGCGCATCGATTCCCAACGGCCCTTGTACCGGTATTGGTTGGGATTCCGGGGGTTGGTTTCGTACACGTACAGGTCTTCGTTGTCGGTTTCGAAAATGGTAAGCCCCCAGGCACCGTATTCGTTGTGGCCGATAGACACACCGGGTAAGGTAGGTTCGCCCGCACCCACTACGTTCCAGCCCGCCCCATGCAGGTGCACCCAGTACCGCAAGGATGGGGCCGACTGCGCGCGGTGCGGGTCGTTGGCTAGCATGGGATAGCCGCTCACCGAGTGCCGTCCATCGACCACCCAGTTGTTGGAGCCAACCATCGTTTTTTCGGTATCAAACCAGTCTTCTACTTCGGGCGAGGGCGTGAAGTGTAGATTGGGTATCCGGGGTGAATCGGTTACGGGCCCGGCGGATGCCTGTCGGGTGTCGGTGGGTGGAGTAAACTTAAGCGGAAGCCGAAACGCGTCGTACAGCTCCAGAATGGGTTGCATCAGTTGCGCCCCGTCGATCTGGAGGGTCAGGTTGGGCTCGCGGTCGGGTGTGGGCGTTGGGTGAAACCATTGCAGCTGACGCAATTTTTCGGCCCCGATCAGGTGGACCAACCGCCCGAAATTAAGTTCATCGCGTACGTTGCTCAACAGGCCCTGATGTCGGCTAATTACGATTTCGGGCGTCCAGAGACCCGGTTCGGTTTTGAGGACTTTAAATTCAAAAGGCAGTTTATCGGGCGTTTTCCGAATCTCGGTGATGTAGGCGTTGATGCCTTCTACAAAGGCCCGTATAATGGTTGAGCCCCGTGGGTGGTAATGATTCAGCTCGGCGTCGAGCGTTTGCGGGGTGGTTCGGAACCGAAACAGCCGGGCGCCCTGATCGCGCTTGAGTTCCTGCGGTCCCAGTAACTCGGCAACGGTGCCGGTAGCCTGCCTGCGCCAGATCTCCAGCTGAAACAACCGATCCTGCGCGGCACAGTAGCCCTGTGCGTAAAACAGATCGTGCTCTGTTTGGGCGTAGATGTGATTTACCCCCCAACGGTCGCGGATCACTTCTACGGGTTTCTGAAGCTGGGCAAACGAGCGGGGAGTGAGGCTAAAAACGCTCAGAAAAAAGACGATAACCGGGGCAATACGCATGGTTCGGGTAGTTGGGGCTTGATTGGGCGTCAGGTTTACAGACCTTCGGTACGGTAAACGTCGATGGTGGCTTTGCGAAAGTTACGAACCCGCGCGAATACGGCCGTTCCGTTGTTGGACGATTGCTCGTTGGTGTTGCCCTCGATGGTCTCAAATACATCATCGTCGACCTCGGTGATAAGGCCCGTATGAAACCAGTCGGGGGTGTTGGTAAAGCGAAGCAGAAACAGATCGCCGGGTTTCGCCAATTTAGGGTTCTTTCGAATGTCGGCGTTCGGAATGTAGCGACCGTTTTGGCTACCCGCCATGGCCACTACATCGCAGCTGAGCGTTTGGGGGATAATGCTTGTAAACGCCCGCCCGTTGGCCGTGGCCACCTGATCCAGCACGGTCTGCACAAAGCCCATGCACCACAAAAACGGCGATCCGTCGTACCCGTCGCAGTAGGCCCGCACCCAGGGGCCAAGGTTTTGACCCGCGCCAGTTTGTAGCTCCGAGGCCCGGTGTAGCAGGTGTTGTTTGGCAGTGGAGATGAGCTGATTCGGGAGTTTATTCCCCGTCGTAACCGGCCCGAAAGCGGCCCGCATGGGGTGGGTGATCTGTTCAAAAAATGCAGGCGTTACCTCACCAGTGGGCGTGGTTTTCAAGGCACGTTGCAGATTCTTGACAGCGCGCTCGGTGGCTGGCCCGAAATCTCCGTCGATCACCACCACGACCGATGCCGCCGGAAACCGTAAGGCGCTCAGGCAGAGCCATTCCTGCAGTCGTCGGACGGCAGCCCCCTTGCTACCCCGGCCCAGGGCGTCGTCGAGGCTTATTTCGTTCTGAAAAGCGGTTTTAATCATGTGTAGCGTGCGATTTGGTCGTGATGGGAACAGAAAAGCCTCAACCACTTTATAGCAAAGCGGTTGAGGCTGCAATTTTTCACGATAAACCGAAACTAAAAACGATAAAGCCAAAACCAGTAGTCGGTTGGATTAATCGCCGTCGCCATCGTCTTCTTTTTCGGCGATTCGGAGCCAGGCTCCACGCCGGGGGGCCGGTACCGGGCTGTTTTCGCCCCGTACAGCCATCCAGATTACGGCATTGAACTCGTGGTCGTCTAAGGTGTCGGCATGGCGCAGATCAAACTTCTCCGACCGACGGGCGGGTTCGTTCATGGCCGTGTTTTTGGCGCTCAAATCGACCTGAGCCGGTATGTGTTTGTAGGGCGTAAAGTCGGGCGTGTTGGTAAAGAGGGCAAACATGGGCCGGGCCGCTGCGTCGTACTGACTCATGGGCGGCATACCCAGAATCAGCTCCATGGTGCGGAGCATCGCCGAGGTCGAATACATGGTGTGTTCAATGTGCCGCCGTTTGGCGTACGGGCTAATCACCAGCGCCGGTGAGCGGTGAGCGTCAACGTGGTCGGCCCCGTTTTGAGCGTCATCTTCCAGAATAAACACAGCCGATTCTTTCCAGATCGGGCTGTTCGAGAGATGTTCGATAAACCGCCCCACGGCCAGATCGTTGTCGGCCACCATGGCGGTAGGCGTCAGTTGACCAATGCGGGCCCCGGCGGTGTGATTGTTGCCGAGCCGTAGTGAGTTGAAGCGCGGTACAGCCGGTCCGCCGTTGCGGTTGGCCGT
It includes:
- a CDS encoding penicillin acylase family protein, which codes for MRIAPVIVFFLSVFSLTPRSFAQLQKPVEVIRDRWGVNHIYAQTEHDLFYAQGYCAAQDRLFQLEIWRRQATGTVAELLGPQELKRDQGARLFRFRTTPQTLDAELNHYHPRGSTIIRAFVEGINAYITEIRKTPDKLPFEFKVLKTEPGLWTPEIVISRHQGLLSNVRDELNFGRLVHLIGAEKLRQLQWFHPTPTPDREPNLTLQIDGAQLMQPILELYDAFRLPLKFTPPTDTRQASAGPVTDSPRIPNLHFTPSPEVEDWFDTEKTMVGSNNWVVDGRHSVSGYPMLANDPHRAQSAPSLRYWVHLHGAGWNVVGAGEPTLPGVSIGHNEYGAWGLTIFETDNEDLYVYETNPRNPNQYRYKGRWESMRLIRDTIRVKGGQAVPVILKYTRHGPVTFEDTQNHKAYAVRAGWLEKGCAPYLASLRMNEARNWTEFRQACAYSRIPGENMIWAGRPSAGRPSASGPVPGQATTKGDIGWQAVGISPIRPAVGGQSWTGLVPVPGDGRYEWNGYLPIQKLPNKLNPPEGYVATANNNLTPIDFPDRNAIGWVWAGPSRAHRIEEVLNNGERKTLTDFARLQADYLSIPARTLVPLLGPLVADDSRTEQASSYLRKWNYQLEPGSVAASIYVAWETQLRQALYQTMVPERARPYLRSLPTKRILDWLSLPLIPVPDSTGGPLRLINRDSLLLTCLDQAVSTLTKRLGGDMDEWQYGQRANKHISLTHPLSALVSEDERKRINLGPIPRGGYSETVNNTGNNLNQEHGASFRILVDTEDWDRTLGINSPGQSGDPASPHYRDLFELWGQNGYFPVFFSREKVKAAAEKTTVLKTNR
- a CDS encoding peptidoglycan-binding protein is translated as MIKTAFQNEISLDDALGRGSKGAAVRRLQEWLCLSALRFPAASVVVVIDGDFGPATERAVKNLQRALKTTPTGEVTPAFFEQITHPMRAAFGPVTTGNKLPNQLISTAKQHLLHRASELQTGAGQNLGPWVRAYCDGYDGSPFLWCMGFVQTVLDQVATANGRAFTSIIPQTLSCDVVAMAGSQNGRYIPNADIRKNPKLAKPGDLFLLRFTNTPDWFHTGLITEVDDDVFETIEGNTNEQSSNNGTAVFARVRNFRKATIDVYRTEGL